From a region of the Triticum aestivum cultivar Chinese Spring chromosome 7D, IWGSC CS RefSeq v2.1, whole genome shotgun sequence genome:
- the LOC123164225 gene encoding heterogeneous nuclear ribonucleoprotein A/B, producing MAGYEEENLNAMNGYEEDEEVEEEVEEEVEEVEEEEEEEERPAAEGSRDGGGGGEAVGSGEAGGVQGGRDVPAEPADGSGKIFVGGVAWETTEEKFSKHFQKYGAITDSVIMKDKHTGMPRGFGFVTFSDPSVIDRVLEDEHTIDGRTVEVKRTVPREEMSTKDAPNKTRKIFVGGIPASLTEDKLKEHFSSYGKVAEHQIMVDHSTGRSRGFGFVTFESEDAVERVMSDGRMHDLGGKQVEIKRAEPKKPGGGDSSSNSRHSHGGGGHRSSYRGGGGGGGGGRSAISSSSGYGYGADYRSAAAAYYGSAGYGAYGRGYGAYGGNPAYGSGFGSAYGGSIYGGPYGAYGAYGGAYGGGAYGAPGGYGAGAGGYGGYGGAGSMGGGGSASGRGSGRYHPYGK from the exons ATGGCGGGGTACGAGGAGGAGAACCTGAACGCCATGAATGGctacgaggaggacgaggaggtggaggaggaggtcgaagaggaggtagaggaggtggaggaggaagaggaggaggaggagaggcccgCCGCCGAGGGATCTCGAGATGGAGGAGGTGGAGGGGAGGCCGTTGGTAGCGGAGAGGCTGGTGGCGTGCAAGGCGGTAGGGACGTGCCTGCCGAGCCCGCCGACGGGTCCGG GAAAATTTTCGTTGGGGGTGTAGCCTGGGAGACAACCGAAG AAAAATTCAGCAAGCATTTTCAGAAATATGGAGCTATAACTGATTCTGTGATCATGAAAGACAAGCATACCGGGATGCCTCGTGGATTTGGATTTGTTACATTTTCTGATCCATCTGTGATTGATAGGGTTCTGGAGGATGAACATACTATAGATGGAAGAACG GTTGAAGTCAAAAGAACTGTGCCTAGAGAGGAGATGTCAACAAAAGATGCTCCTAACAAGACGAGAAAGATCTTTGTTGGTGGCATTCCAGCATCTCTAACTGAAG ATAAGTTAAAGGAGCACTTCTCCTCGTATGGGAAGGTGGCTGAGCATCAAATCATGGTTGACCAtagcactggccgttcacgaggcttTGGCTTTGTTACCTTCGAAAGTGAGGACGCTGTTGAAAGGGTTATGTCAGATGGGAGAATGCATGATCTTGGAGGGAAGCAG GTTGAAATAAAAAGAGCCGAGCCAAAGAAACCTGGTGGTGGTGATTCAAGCTCTAACAGTAGACATAGCCATGGAGGAGGTGGCCACCGTAGTTCATACCGcggtggaggtggcggtggtggtggaggccgtTCTGCCATCAGCAGCAGCAGTGGTTATGGGTATGGAGCTGACTACCGATCAGCTGCAGCCGCCTACTATGGTAGTGCAGGATATGGTGCCTACGGTAGAGGGTATGGTGCATATGGAGGTAACCCTGCCTATGGGTCAGGTTTTGGCTCTGCTTATGGTGGTTCTATATATGGAGGCCCGTATGGTGCCTATGGAGCATATGGGGGTGCCTACGGAGGTGGTGCATATGGTGCACCTGGCGGCTATGGTGCAGGTGCAGGCGGGTATGGTGGCTATGGGGGAGCTGGAAGCATGGGTGGTGGTGGAAGCGCGAGTGGTCGAGGCTCGGGCAGGTACCATCCATACGGGAAATGA